One Falco peregrinus isolate bFalPer1 chromosome 6, bFalPer1.pri, whole genome shotgun sequence DNA segment encodes these proteins:
- the KITLG gene encoding kit ligand isoform X1, which yields MKKAQTWIITCFCLQLLLLNPLVKAQNSCGNPVTDDVNDIEKLVGNLPNDYMITLKYVPKMDSLPNHCWLHLMVPEFSRSLHNLLQKFSDISDMSDVLSNYSIINNLTRIINDLMACLAFDKNKDFVKENGHLYEEGRFIPEDFFRHFNSTIEVYKEFADTLYKNDCILPSTVETPENDSRVAVTKTFLFPPVAASSLRNDSIGSNTNSNKEALGFISSSSLQGISIALTSLLSLLIGFILGAIYWKKTHPKSRPESDETTQCHDCQEENEISMLQQKEKEHLQV from the exons ACTTGGATTATCACCTGCTTTTGTCTTCAACTACTCCTACTTAATCCGCTTGTCAAAGCCCAGAATTCCTGCGGGAATCCAGTGACAGATGATGTGAATGACATTGAAAAATTG GTTGGAAATCTCCCAAATGATTATATGATAACTCTTAAATATGTCCCGAAGATGGATAGTCTG CCTAATCACTGCTGGTTGCATTTGATGGTGCCTGAATTTTCAAGAAGTCTACATAATCTTCTCCAGAAgttttcagatatttcagaTATGTCTGATGTTTTAAGCAATTATTCAATCATCAATAATCTCACAAGGATAATTAATGATCTTATGGCATGCCTAGCTTTTGATAAAAATAAG gattttgtaaaagaaaatggtCATCTTTATGAAGAAGGTCGCTTCATTCCTGAGGATTTTTTTAGGCACTTCAATAGTACCATTGAGGTCTACAAGGAGTTTGCAGACACATTGTATAAGAATGACTGCATTCTGCCTTCAACAGTAGAAACACCAGAAAATG ATTCCAGAGTCGCtgtcacaaaaacatttttgtttcctcctgttGCTGCCAGCTCCCTTAGGAATGACAGCATTGGCAGTAACACTAACAGTAACA AAGAGGCACTTGGCTTCATTAGCAGCTCCAGCCTGCAAGGGATCAGCATAGCACTGACATCATTGCTGTCTCTTCTTATTGGCTTTATTTTGGGAGCCATATACTGGAAG AAAACACATCCCAAATCCAGACCAGAAAGTGATGAAACTACACAGTGTCATGACTGTCAAGAGGAAAATGAGATAAG tatgttgcagcaaaaagaaaaggaacatcTACAAGTGtag
- the KITLG gene encoding kit ligand isoform X2, whose product MKKAQTWIITCFCLQLLLLNPLVKAQNSCGNPVTDDVNDIEKLVGNLPNDYMITLKYVPKMDSLPNHCWLHLMVPEFSRSLHNLLQKFSDISDMSDVLSNYSIINNLTRIINDLMACLAFDKNKDFVKENGHLYEEGRFIPEDFFRHFNSTIEVYKEFADTLYKNDCILPSTVETPENEEALGFISSSSLQGISIALTSLLSLLIGFILGAIYWKKTHPKSRPESDETTQCHDCQEENEISMLQQKEKEHLQV is encoded by the exons ACTTGGATTATCACCTGCTTTTGTCTTCAACTACTCCTACTTAATCCGCTTGTCAAAGCCCAGAATTCCTGCGGGAATCCAGTGACAGATGATGTGAATGACATTGAAAAATTG GTTGGAAATCTCCCAAATGATTATATGATAACTCTTAAATATGTCCCGAAGATGGATAGTCTG CCTAATCACTGCTGGTTGCATTTGATGGTGCCTGAATTTTCAAGAAGTCTACATAATCTTCTCCAGAAgttttcagatatttcagaTATGTCTGATGTTTTAAGCAATTATTCAATCATCAATAATCTCACAAGGATAATTAATGATCTTATGGCATGCCTAGCTTTTGATAAAAATAAG gattttgtaaaagaaaatggtCATCTTTATGAAGAAGGTCGCTTCATTCCTGAGGATTTTTTTAGGCACTTCAATAGTACCATTGAGGTCTACAAGGAGTTTGCAGACACATTGTATAAGAATGACTGCATTCTGCCTTCAACAGTAGAAACACCAGAAAATG AAGAGGCACTTGGCTTCATTAGCAGCTCCAGCCTGCAAGGGATCAGCATAGCACTGACATCATTGCTGTCTCTTCTTATTGGCTTTATTTTGGGAGCCATATACTGGAAG AAAACACATCCCAAATCCAGACCAGAAAGTGATGAAACTACACAGTGTCATGACTGTCAAGAGGAAAATGAGATAAG tatgttgcagcaaaaagaaaaggaacatcTACAAGTGtag